The following proteins come from a genomic window of Sesamum indicum cultivar Zhongzhi No. 13 linkage group LG10, S_indicum_v1.0, whole genome shotgun sequence:
- the LOC105171781 gene encoding uncharacterized protein LOC105171781, which produces MLSPLLICSKSKQSSLTKRKFSPIQTCMSRFNLAKKLHPARKAWKSFRNRLQSKLHDPKLVIATITALGQRCSIAWQSISRFLHRKIIGITKRAVPPLSHRHLHLYRHHVGQSYSPIYVDELFPGLVTLAEPGRIKESMAESSSISVSVNKTRPGSTVEAHRDGKIQIQDKVRAKIPGDAERGLAPVPVGKGKAKAGESSKSAASAEKWKLPLIPQFKGVDERAEEFIAKFRQDMKLEREQSILEFEEMLKRSA; this is translated from the coding sequence ATGTTATCCCCTCTTCTCATTTGCTCCAAATCAAAGCAATCCTCTCTTACAAAACGCAAATTTTCACCAATACAAACTTGCATGTCCCGCTTCAACTTGGCCAAAAAGCTCCACCCCGCTAGAAAAGCGTGGAAGAGTTTCAGAAACCGTCTCCAATCCAAACTACATGATCCAAAGCTTGTAATTGCGACAATCACTGCTTTAGGACAGCGCTGCTCGATTGCTTGGCAATCCATATCCCGTTTTCTTCACCGAAAAATTATTGGTATAACGAAACGGGCCGTTCCGCCTCTTTCCCACCGCCATCTCCACCTCTACCGCCACCACGTCGGCCAGAGCTACTCCCCCATTTACGTGGACGAGCTGTTTCCAGGGCTGGTCACGTTAGCAGAACCAGGAAGGATTAAAGAAAGTATGGCTGAATCAAGTAGTATTTCCGTATCTGTCAATAAAACCAGGCCTGGATCGACAGTGGAAGCTCATCGTGATGGAAAGATTCAAATCCAGGATAAAGTGAGGGCCAAGATTCCTGGAGATGCTGAGAGGGGATTGGCGCCTGTCCCTGTGGGGAAAGGAAAAGCGAAAGCCGGTGAGAGTAGCAAAAGTGCTGCTTCAGCTGAGAAATGGAAACTTCCTCTGATCCCACAGTTTAAAGGCGTCGATGAAAGAGCTGAGGAATTCATAGCTAAATTCCGACAGGACATGAAGCTTGAAAGGGAACAATCAATTCTTGAGTTTGAGGAGATGCTGAAACGAAGTGCTTAA
- the LOC105171784 gene encoding actin-depolymerizing factor, which yields MSFRGGGTNASSGMGVADQSKTTYMELQRKKVFRYVIFKIDEKKKEVVVEKTGSPAENYDDFTASLPENDCRYAVYDFDYVTSENCQKSKIFFIAWSPSISRIRAKMLYATSKERFRRELQGIHYEIQATDPTEMDLDVIRERAN from the exons ATGTCTTTCCGCGGTGGAGGG ACAAATGCATCATCTGGGATGGGCGTTGCTGATCAGAGCAAAACCACATACATGGAATTGCAGCGGAAGAAGGTATTCCGctatgtgatatttaagattgatgagaagaaaaaggaagttgTTGTTGAAAAGACTGGTAGCCCGGCTGAGAATTATGACGATTTCACTGCATCCCTGCCTGAGAATGACTGCCGATATGCAGTTTATGACTTTGATTATGTGACTTCTGAGAACTGCCAAAAGAGCAAGATCTTCTTCATTGCATG GTCTCCTTCCATCTCAAGGATTCGTGCAAAAATGCTTTACGCTACATCCAAGGAAAGGTTTAGGAGGGAGCTGCAGGGTATACATTATGAAATTCAGGCCACTGATCCAACTGAGATGGACCTTGACGTCATCAGAGAGCGTGCTAATTGA
- the LOC105171782 gene encoding malate dehydrogenase, whose translation MAKEPLRVLVTGAAGQIGYALVPMIARGVMLGPDQPVILLMLDIPPAAEALNGVKMELVDAAFPLLKGVVATTDAVEACTGVNVAVMVGGFPRKEGMERKDVMSKNVSIYKSQASALEKHAAANCKVLVVANPANTNALILKEFAPSIPEKNITCLTRLDHNRALGQISERLNVQVSDVKNVIIWGNHSSTQYPDVNHATVKTPAGEKPVRQLVANDEWLNGEFITTVQQRGAAIIKARKLSSALSAASSACDHIRDWVLGTPEGTWVSMGVYSDGSYNVPAGLVYSFPVTCKNGEWSIVQGLSIDEFSRKKLDLTAQELSEEKALAYSCLS comes from the exons ATGGCGAAAGAACCACTCCGTGTTCTCGTCACCGGCGCCGCAG GGCAAATTGGATACGCTCTTGTTCCTATGATTGCTAGGGGAGTTATGTTGGGCCCTGACCAGCCTGTTATTCTCCTCATGCTGGATATTCCACCTGCTGCTGAGGCACTAAATGGAGTTAAAATGGAATTGGTTGATGCAGCATTTCCTCTTCTGAAAG GTGTTGTTGCTACAACTGATGCTGTTGAAGCTTGCACTGGTGTCAATGTTGCTGTAATGGTGGGTGGATTCCCAAGGAAAGAGGGCATGGAGAGGAAAGATGTGATGTCCAAGAATGTCTCCATCTACAAGTCCCAAGCTTCTGCTCTTGAGAAGCATGCTGCTGCTAATTGCAAG GTTTTGGTTGTTGCTAATCCGGCCAACACCAATGCATtgattttgaaagaatttgctcCATCTATCCCAGAGAAGAACATTACTTGTCTGACTAGATTGGACCATAACAGGGCACTTGGACAGATTTCAGAGAGATTGAATGTTCAAGTATCTGATGTTAAAAACGTCATTATTTGGGGAAATCACTCCTCAACACAGTATCCTGATGTCAACCATGCCACTGTCAAAACTCCAGCTGGAGAGAAGCCTGTTCGTCAGCTTGTTGCTAATGATGAATG GTTGAATGGGGAATTCATAACTACCGTCCAACAGCGTGGTGCTGCTATTATCAAAGCCAGAAAGCTTTCTAGTGCACTTTCTGCTGCTAGTTCTGCTTGTGATCATATTCGTGATTGGGTCCTTGGAACTCCAGAG GGTACTTGGGTTTCTATGGGTGTATACTCCGATGGCTCATACAATGTTCCAGCTGGACTAGTTTATTCCTTCCCTGTCACTTGCAAAAATGGAGAATGGTCTATTGTTCAAG GACTTTCTATCGATGAGTTTTCACGGAAGAAGTTGGATTTGACGGCTCAAGAGCTGAGTGAGGAGAAAGCTCTGGCATATTCTTGCCTATCTTAA
- the LOC105171783 gene encoding myb-related protein Myb4, with translation MVRAPCCEKMGLKKGPWSPEEDQILVSYIQQHGHGNWRALPKQAGLLRCGKSCRLRWTNYLRPDIKRGNFTKQEEDTIITLHQCLGNRWSAIAARLPGRTDNEIKNVWHTHLKKKLKNDQSSQDSKSHPIVSIPKCDSKVLENSNLDKNVVTSPQQCSSEMSSVTDSSLEKTVVKNEEMDYSSEYFPQIDESFWSEELSREDADRQTADEKIQFQFPGVEGAEKDSRIDDSMDFWYNLFIRAGDMPDLPEF, from the exons ATGGTGAGAGCTCCATGCTGTGAGAAGATGGGACTGAAGAAAGGGCCATGGAGCCCTGAAGAAGACCAGATTCTCGTCTCTTATATTCAACAACACGGCCATGGAAACTGGCGTGCCCTCCCCAAACAAGCAG GGCTGTTGAGATGTGGGAAGAGCTGCAGACTCCGGTGGACAAACTATTTGAGGCCCGACATAAAGAGGGGGAATTTCACCAAACAAGAAGAGGATACCATCATCACTTTACATCAATGCCTTGGCAATAG GTGGTCTGCAATTGCAGCAAGACTGCCGGGACGAACAgacaatgaaataaaaaatgtctgGCACACCcatttgaagaaaaagctCAAAAATGATCAGTCTTCTCAGGACTCCAAGAGCCACCCAATTGTTTCAATTCCCAAATGTGACTCCAAAGTTTTGGAGAATTCcaatttggacaaaaatgtTGTCACTAGCCCTCAACAATGCTCTAGTGAGATGTCGTCCGTGACGGATTCATCGTTGGAGAAAACAGTCGTCAAGAATGAAGAAATGGACTACTCGTCGGAGTATTTTCCTCAGATTGATGAGAGTTTCTGGTCAGAAGAGTTATCCAGAGAAGACGCAGATCGTCAGACGGCCGATGAGAAAATTCAATTCCAGTTCCCTGGGGTGGAGGGTGCGGAGAAGGATTCAAGAATTGATGATAGCATGGACTTTTGGTACAATCTTTTCATTAGGGCCGGAGACATGCCAGATTTACCTGAATTTTGA